A single window of Salvia splendens isolate huo1 chromosome 6, SspV2, whole genome shotgun sequence DNA harbors:
- the LOC121807024 gene encoding protein PATRONUS 2-like gives MATPAHRLIQDQNQNFLYNGTTPGGKTDVTKAGTRGGALGGRKALNDISNSRNPSALHSMKKDSFIKKDPATVKGKSSKAAEKGRVGGRKALGDLTNSAMPRPKQIQKLNAVAEEGFLHNHQECIKAQMKTVDKDYFLKTVGLVNDIAALPSPRKAPHPICSQKLKHSTMEEDMLLIELPSCCSPACRSPQSPKAPYAMNWEDDCLSDLMTMIESPKLKCSS, from the exons ATGGCAACCCCAGCTCATCGCCTGATCCAAGATCAGAACCAAAACTTTCTCTACAATG GCACTACTCCTGGGGGAAAGACTGATGTAACGAAAGCAGGTACGAGAGGAGGAGCTCTTGGTGGAAGGAAAGCACTTAACGACATATCAAACTCAAGAAACCCATCTGCTCTTCACTCCATGAAGAAAGATAGTTTCATTAAGAAAGATCCTGCAACTGTGAAAGGAAAATCATCCAAGGCAGCTGAGAAAGGAAGAGTTGGTGGTAGGAAAGCACTCGGTGACCTCACAAACTCGGCTATGCCACGCCCGAAGCAGATCCAAAAACTGAATGCTGTTGCAGAAGAGGGATTTCTACACAATCATCAGGAGTGCATCAAAGCTCAGATGAAGACCGTTGACAAGGACTACTTCTTGAAGACAGTGGGACTGGTTAATG ATATTGCTGCACTTCCATCACCAAGGAAGGCTCCTCATCCAATTTGTTCGCAGAAG CTGAAACATTCTACAATGGAAGAAGATATGCTGCTGATTGAGCTTCCTAGCTGCTGCTCGCCTGCTTGTCGATCTCCTCAGTCGCCGAAGGCGCCTTATGCGATGAACTGGGAGGATGACTGTCTTTCTGATCTGATGACGATGATCGAGTCGCCTAAGCTCAAGTGTAGTTCCTGA